In the Girardinichthys multiradiatus isolate DD_20200921_A chromosome 4, DD_fGirMul_XY1, whole genome shotgun sequence genome, one interval contains:
- the LOC124867179 gene encoding C5a anaphylatoxin chemotactic receptor 1, whose translation MADQNTTQLVGNSSPSWQAEASRGIQTVVTLLIFLVGVSLNGLVVWALGLRGRRHLVRRGSSEETRAASSFRVYVLNLALGDLILLLRTPVMLGYIVHKNSWPFGTAFCHLVIFLRCLGLYVSAFLLCAVALERCFCLLRPVWAQLKRPSWAVPLVCGVLWLVAFILSVPYIYFAELKKVNETYQCVESGEFNLGLFLTETIAGFLLPLIVFLGSNLAVLVTINKALPSTPNGTSPSMARKMTRMYHVLFSTMLLFLTCWVPYFVSRFLLALAEKSSPLYKSALQAVYISLFLVYIKCALNPVLYVFAARGLGRAIKASLVSTIERLFNEESYESIRRKSLKNSQI comes from the exons ATGGCTGACCAGAACACAACACAGCTTGTTGGTAACTCCAGCCCCTCATGGCAGGCAGAGGCTTCCAGGGGAATCCAAACTGTTGTCACTCTGCTTATTTTCCTG GTGGGCGTATCTTTGAATGGGTTGGTGGTCTGGGCACTTGGACTGCGAGGTCGTCGTCACCTGGTGCGCAGAGGCAGCAGTGAGGAAACACGTGCTGCCAGCAGTTTCCGGGTCTATGTCCTGAACCTGGCCCTGGGTGATCTTATTTTGCTCCTGCGAACTCCTGTAATGTTAGGCTACATTGTTCACAAGAACAGCTGGCCATTTGGAACGGCCTTCTGCCACCTGGTAATATTCCTGAGATGTCTGGGGCTGTATGTCTCTGCTTTCCTCCTATGCGCTGTGGCTCTGGAGCGCTGCTTCTGTCTGCTTAGGCCAGTGTGGGCGCAGCTGAAACGACCCTCTTGGGCTGTTCCTTTGGTCTGTGGAGTCTTATGGCTGGTGGCCTTCATCCTTTCTGTCCCCTACATCTACTTTGCCGAACTGAAGAAAGTAAATGAGACATATCAGTGCGTGGAAAGCGGGGAATTTAATTTAGGATTGTTTCTGACAGAAACAATAGCAGGCTTCCTATTGCCTCTCATTGTATTCTTGGGAAGTAACCTGGCTGTTTTGGTCACAATTAATAAAGCGCTACCTTCGACACCCAACGGCACATCCCCATCAATGGCTCGCAAGATGACCAGGATGTACCATGTGCTCTTTTCCACCATGCTGCTCTTTCTCACCTGCTGGGTGCCCTACTTTGTCAGTCGTTTCCTACTGGCCCTGGCAGAAAAATCGTCTCCTTTGTACAAATCAGCATTGCAAGCTGTATACATCTCTCTGTTTCTGGTGTACATCAAGTGCGCTCTTAATCCTGTGCTGTACGTGTTTGCTGCCAGAGGCTTGGGCCGTGCCATCAAAGCTTCACTCGTCTCCACAATTGAACGACTTTTTAATGAGGAGTCCTATGAGTCCATACGAAGGAAGTCCCTCAAGAACTCCCAGATCTAA